One part of the Phycisphaerae bacterium genome encodes these proteins:
- a CDS encoding glycosyltransferase family 4 protein → MNGGIAGESPSRAARRKRVVQFATVHPPFDIRVFHRECKTLVKAGYDVTYVVPHDHDEVVSGVRIRAVRKPRTRFERIFITSWKVLFRALAEKGHIYHFHDPELIPAALIMKLFGKRVIYDAHENTPQNVHFKPYIPKPIRFIAAWATEMIEQVAMFALDGLIGATPKINNRFPPKKAALVQNFPIKEEILIEHNTPMRDRPNLLIYAGEISWQRGSHQLVKAMALIPRELNAKLVIAGNFVPPNLMDDLKKLPGWDRVEYLGWRPRQEIIDLYGKSRVGLVVLMAEAVHYTVSQPAKLYEYMAAGLPVVASNFEYWKELITGIGCGIQVNPSDEQAIADAITKILRDPQLGETMGANGRRAIEEKFNWDVESRTLLALYDRLSKM, encoded by the coding sequence ATGAACGGCGGGATCGCGGGAGAATCGCCATCGCGAGCGGCTCGGCGCAAGCGGGTCGTGCAATTCGCGACGGTCCATCCGCCTTTTGATATTCGCGTTTTTCATCGCGAATGCAAGACGCTAGTCAAGGCCGGTTACGATGTTACCTACGTCGTGCCGCATGATCACGACGAAGTCGTCAGCGGCGTACGTATTCGTGCCGTCCGCAAACCCAGAACGCGCTTTGAGCGCATCTTCATCACGTCATGGAAAGTACTCTTCCGGGCACTGGCGGAGAAAGGTCACATCTATCACTTTCATGATCCGGAGCTGATTCCCGCGGCGCTAATCATGAAGCTGTTCGGCAAGCGAGTGATTTACGACGCGCACGAGAATACGCCGCAGAATGTGCATTTCAAACCATATATACCGAAGCCGATCCGCTTCATCGCCGCCTGGGCGACGGAGATGATCGAGCAAGTCGCGATGTTCGCGCTGGACGGCCTGATCGGTGCCACGCCGAAGATCAACAATCGGTTTCCTCCGAAGAAGGCGGCATTGGTTCAGAATTTTCCAATCAAAGAAGAGATTCTCATTGAACACAACACCCCCATGCGCGATCGGCCCAATCTTCTGATCTACGCGGGCGAGATCAGCTGGCAGCGCGGTTCGCACCAGTTGGTCAAGGCCATGGCTCTGATTCCCAGGGAACTCAACGCCAAGCTCGTCATCGCGGGCAATTTCGTGCCGCCCAATCTGATGGACGACCTGAAGAAACTGCCCGGTTGGGATCGTGTGGAGTATCTCGGTTGGCGTCCGCGCCAGGAGATCATCGACCTCTACGGCAAGTCGCGTGTCGGGCTCGTGGTCCTTATGGCTGAAGCCGTCCACTATACGGTCTCGCAGCCGGCCAAGCTCTACGAATACATGGCGGCGGGACTTCCGGTTGTGGCGTCCAACTTTGAATACTGGAAAGAGCTGATCACGGGAATCGGCTGCGGCATCCAGGTTAATCCGAGCGACGAACAGGCCATCGCGGATGCGATCACGAAGATCCTCCGTGACCCTCAACTCGGCGAAACCATGGGCGCGAACGGCCGCCGCGCCATCGAGGAGAAATTTAATTGGGACGTCGAGAGCCGAACGCTTCTGGCGCTGTACGATCGGCTCAGCAAGATGTGA
- a CDS encoding bi-domain-containing oxidoreductase, which yields MKQVLQNLKTGIVELADVPSPMVKPGCLLIQSRASLISPGTERMLVEFAKGSLIAKARSQPERVRQVLDKIKTDGLLPTMEAVFSRLDEPQPMGMSNVGVVLEVGAGVAGFQPGDRVANNGLHAEIVCVPKNLCAKVPENVSDEEAAFVVLGSIGLQGVRLLNPTLGETVAVIGLGMIGLLTAQLLIAHGCRVIGIDTDGRRLAMAREFGTEIVDLPNGADPVAHAKALSHGRGVDGVIITASSKSPDIIRQAAQMCRMRGRIVLVGVVGMELARTDFYRKELTFQVSCSYGPGRYDSTYEERGQDYPLGFVRWTSQRNFEAIIDMLSAGRLHVKPLITKKLPFADAADAYSALTQDRSTLGMILEYPRTEPPTHRVVRLRDPVTGGVPSAGAAAGSAVIGLVGAGNFAKMTLLPALRGCPVQLRTIASAGGVSSLHNGRKFGFENVTTDYRTIIDDASVNLAMIVTRHDMHARLVTEFLDAGKHVMVEKPLCLTLEELESVRAAAERAAGRQLLVGFNRRYSPHAIKMQSLLSGRSEPMTISALINAGVIAADSWTQDAAVGGGRIIGEGCHWIDLMRFLVGAPIVRVTATRVGESAGLAVRDDKVSVTLSFADGSIGTLHYFGNGHRSYPKETIDVFCDGKVLRLDNFRLLTGYGWKGFSKLKVRRQDKGHAEQFRRLTEAVARGGPAVMPLSEIENVTRASIAAAESARSGSPIDL from the coding sequence ATGAAACAGGTACTGCAAAATCTGAAAACCGGCATCGTCGAGCTGGCCGACGTGCCCAGTCCGATGGTGAAGCCGGGCTGTCTGCTGATTCAGTCGCGGGCGTCGCTGATCTCCCCGGGAACCGAGCGAATGCTCGTCGAATTCGCCAAGGGTAGCCTCATCGCCAAGGCTCGATCGCAGCCGGAACGGGTGCGGCAGGTGCTCGACAAGATCAAGACAGACGGTCTGCTCCCCACGATGGAAGCGGTCTTTTCGCGCCTCGATGAGCCGCAGCCGATGGGGATGTCGAATGTCGGCGTGGTTCTGGAGGTCGGCGCCGGCGTGGCGGGCTTTCAACCCGGCGATCGCGTCGCGAACAACGGCCTGCACGCGGAGATCGTCTGCGTTCCGAAGAACCTCTGCGCGAAAGTGCCGGAGAACGTCTCGGATGAAGAAGCGGCTTTCGTTGTCCTCGGTTCGATCGGCCTACAGGGCGTTCGTCTGCTGAATCCGACGCTTGGTGAGACGGTGGCCGTCATCGGGCTCGGCATGATCGGCCTGCTCACGGCGCAACTGCTGATCGCGCACGGGTGCCGCGTGATCGGCATCGACACGGACGGCAGGCGTCTGGCGATGGCCCGCGAATTCGGCACGGAGATCGTGGATCTACCCAACGGTGCGGACCCGGTCGCACACGCCAAGGCGCTGTCGCATGGACGGGGCGTCGATGGTGTCATCATCACGGCATCTTCCAAGAGCCCCGACATCATCCGCCAAGCCGCCCAGATGTGCAGAATGCGCGGGCGGATCGTCCTCGTCGGCGTGGTCGGGATGGAACTCGCCCGAACGGATTTCTATCGAAAGGAGCTGACCTTCCAGGTCTCCTGTTCGTATGGACCTGGCCGATATGATTCGACTTATGAGGAACGGGGACAGGATTATCCACTGGGCTTCGTGCGCTGGACCTCGCAGCGGAACTTCGAAGCGATCATCGACATGCTGTCCGCCGGCCGGCTGCACGTGAAGCCGCTGATTACGAAGAAGCTGCCGTTTGCTGATGCGGCTGATGCATACAGCGCCTTGACGCAGGATCGCAGCACACTCGGCATGATCCTTGAGTATCCCCGGACCGAGCCGCCGACACATCGCGTCGTCCGATTGCGCGATCCGGTAACTGGCGGCGTCCCATCGGCTGGCGCGGCCGCCGGATCGGCGGTGATCGGGCTCGTCGGCGCCGGCAATTTCGCGAAGATGACACTGCTTCCGGCATTGCGCGGCTGTCCGGTGCAACTGCGAACAATTGCCAGCGCGGGCGGCGTCAGCAGCCTGCACAATGGCCGGAAGTTCGGATTCGAGAACGTCACGACCGACTACCGCACGATTATCGACGACGCAAGCGTGAACCTCGCGATGATTGTGACGCGACACGACATGCACGCCAGACTGGTGACCGAATTCCTGGATGCCGGCAAGCACGTAATGGTCGAGAAGCCGCTGTGCCTCACACTGGAGGAACTCGAATCCGTGCGCGCCGCCGCTGAAAGAGCGGCCGGCCGGCAGTTGCTGGTGGGCTTCAATCGGCGCTATTCGCCCCACGCGATCAAAATGCAATCGCTGCTGTCAGGCCGGAGTGAGCCGATGACAATCAGTGCATTGATCAATGCGGGCGTCATCGCGGCGGACTCATGGACGCAGGACGCGGCGGTGGGCGGAGGCCGGATCATCGGCGAAGGGTGCCACTGGATTGACCTTATGCGCTTCCTGGTGGGCGCTCCGATCGTCCGGGTGACCGCGACGCGCGTCGGAGAAAGCGCCGGACTGGCCGTGCGGGACGACAAGGTTTCCGTCACGCTTTCCTTCGCGGACGGTTCGATCGGCACGCTTCATTACTTCGGCAACGGGCACCGAAGCTATCCGAAGGAGACGATCGATGTTTTCTGCGACGGCAAGGTCCTTCGTCTGGACAACTTTCGCCTGCTGACCGGATACGGCTGGAAGGGCTTTTCTAAACTCAAGGTGCGGCGCCAGGACAAAGGTCATGCCGAGCAGTTTCGCCGTTTGACAGAAGCGGTTGCGCGTGGCGGCCCTGCGGTGATGCCGTTGTCTGAAATCGAGAATGTAACGCGCGCGTCGATCGCCGCGGCTGAATCCGCACGCAGTGGAAGCCCGATCGACCTGTAG
- the wecB gene encoding UDP-N-acetylglucosamine 2-epimerase (non-hydrolyzing), with product MAGSISVMTIVGARPQFVKAAAVSRAIARHNAAPDCPCPLSESIVHTGQHYDSNMSQVFFDELEIPSPRHHLGVGSGSHGRQTAAMLERIESVLMSERPDRVLVYGDTNSTLAGALAAAKLGIPIAHVEGGLRSFDKSMPEEVNRVVTDHLSDLLFCPTQASVRNLAREGITTGVHQVGDVMHDSVLFHVAHAERTSRIREQLGLSAKQYFLATVHRACNTDDPAKLNAILSALSALPLPVVLPLHPRTRQIMNDRGITASGAVRITEPLPYHDILALEKNARAIMTDSGGMQKEAYFFRVPCITLREETEWVELVAAGANRLAGSDAARIAEAVEWAMSWRPALTSAADVYGDGSAASRIVEILTSESFARASGTKSENHQSRGDQSATATPRPCMTEGLR from the coding sequence ATGGCCGGCTCAATCAGTGTGATGACGATCGTCGGCGCGCGACCTCAATTCGTGAAGGCGGCGGCGGTCAGCCGAGCCATCGCGCGTCACAACGCCGCGCCGGATTGTCCGTGCCCGTTGTCCGAGTCGATCGTTCATACCGGCCAGCATTACGACTCGAACATGTCCCAGGTTTTCTTTGATGAGCTGGAAATTCCCAGCCCTCGCCACCATCTCGGTGTCGGCTCCGGCTCTCACGGGCGCCAGACCGCCGCCATGCTGGAACGCATTGAGTCGGTGCTCATGTCGGAACGGCCGGACCGGGTGCTGGTCTATGGCGACACGAACAGCACGCTGGCCGGCGCGCTGGCAGCCGCAAAGCTGGGGATTCCGATCGCGCATGTCGAGGGGGGACTTCGGAGCTTCGACAAATCGATGCCGGAAGAGGTCAACCGCGTCGTCACCGATCATCTGAGCGACCTGCTGTTCTGTCCGACGCAGGCATCGGTCCGGAATCTCGCGCGAGAGGGCATCACAACCGGAGTTCATCAGGTCGGCGATGTCATGCACGACTCGGTCCTCTTTCACGTTGCCCATGCGGAGCGTACGAGCCGCATACGGGAACAGCTCGGCCTTTCTGCGAAACAGTACTTTCTCGCGACGGTTCACCGCGCCTGCAACACGGATGACCCGGCGAAACTGAATGCCATCCTCTCGGCGCTTTCGGCCCTGCCGCTGCCAGTCGTGCTTCCACTGCATCCCCGCACGCGGCAGATCATGAATGATCGTGGAATCACTGCATCCGGCGCTGTTCGCATCACGGAACCCCTGCCTTACCACGACATTCTCGCCCTGGAGAAGAACGCCCGGGCGATCATGACGGATTCCGGCGGCATGCAGAAGGAGGCATATTTCTTCCGCGTGCCGTGTATCACCCTACGGGAAGAGACTGAATGGGTGGAGTTGGTGGCGGCCGGCGCGAATCGGCTGGCCGGTTCGGATGCCGCTCGAATCGCCGAAGCGGTCGAGTGGGCGATGTCATGGCGTCCGGCGTTGACGTCCGCAGCGGATGTGTATGGAGACGGGAGCGCGGCTTCGCGCATCGTGGAAATCCTGACCAGCGAATCGTTCGCCCGGGCGAGCGGGACTAAATCGGAAAATCATCAATCACGCGGCGATCAGTCGGCGACCGCCACGCCGCGTCCGTGCATGACGGAGGGTCTGCGATGA